GCTCCCTTTGCCGAAGTCGCTGCCGACGCGCGTGTAGCCGATTTCCGCCAGTCGGGCATAGGCGTCTCCTTGCGGAGTCCGTCGTTCGAGCATCACGCTGAGCCGAGCCCCTTCGGCCCGCAGGCGAATCGTCACCCGGCTCGGCCCGCCGTTCTTTTCGGCCGCGTCTGCGTCGTCGGCATCGAACGTCAAAACGCCGTCGTCGCCGAGCGAGCCCGTGTAACCGTGTTGGGTGCCGTCGGCCGATTTCGTATCGAGCCGAAACTTTCCTTTATCGACGAACGAGATCCGGCCTTCGACGAAGTGCTTCCCGGCCGGGGCTGCGAAGTCGATCGAGGCCTTGTCGGCCGCGAACTTCCAATGCCAATCGGCCTGCTCGATCCAGCCCCCTTTGTTGGAGCCCCGTACGACCGAACCGACTCCCTTCCAGATACCGACGAAGTCTTGCAACGGCTCCAACTGCCCGACCGCGGCTTTGCGCTCCGGCGTATCGGCCGTTACGACGACAGGCAGCAGAGCGACGATCAGGGCCGAAGAAATCCAGCTACGCATGAGGCGATACCTAAAAGGGAGGAACGTGAGCGTTTCGGTTGGGCGACGAACAGGGCCGCGGATCGCGAGGCCGATCGTCGAAGCAGGGGGGCGGGGGTTCGGACCGCGCACGGCCGAACTCCGCTCTATTTTAGCAGCGGAGTCGCCGGTTGCATCGGCCAAGTCGAGAATTTCGCGCTCGCGGCTCGAAGCCTATTTCAAGCTTATTTCGGTGGAGCAGGCGGGGCGACGACGATCGGAGCGGTCGAGATTTCCGACTTCACGTCGCGCAAGTAAAGATCCCAGAACTGCTGCATCCGGCCGCTCAACTCGGGCCCGGTCGGAATGCCGTGGCCGGCCCCCTGCATCGGGATCAAGAGAGACACCGTGCCGGCTTGCTTCAAGGCGGCATCGAGCCGTTCGGCGTTCGTGTAGTTCACGCGCGCATCGGCGGTGCCGTGGACGGTCATGATCGGCACCGCTTGCTTCGTCACATACGTGAGCGGCGAGACCGCCTTGGCGACGTCGGCCTTCTCGGCCAAGCTGCCGCCGATCAGCCCGACGACCGCCGGATCGTCTTTCTTCGCGGCTTCGCCCTGCATAAGCGGCGTCGTCAGATCCGAGGGGCCGCAGAAGTTGATGACGCACGTGATCGCACTGCTTACGCCGGAATGCTCGCCGACGTCTCCTTCCAGGTCCTTGTTGCCGGCCGTGAGCCCGAGCAGGGTGACGAGATGTCCTCCGGCCGATCCGCCGGTGGCGCCGATGCGCTCCGGATCGATGTTCAGCTCCTTCGCATGAGCCCGAATCCAACGGATCGCCGCTTTGCAATCGTAGATCTGGGCCGGCCAAATCTTTTCGCCGCTCAGCCGATAACCGACCGAGATCGCCGCATACTTGCCGCTTGCCGCGAGGAAGGCCGCAGGTTGGGCATAACCTTTCCTATCGCCGCCGCTCCAGCCGCCGCCGTGAATGAACACCACGACCGGCACCGGCTTATCGTCCACGCGCTTCTTCGGCAGAAAAATGTCGAGCTGCTGTTTCGGATTGTCGTTGCCCGCATAAGGTTGGTCAAAACGAATGTCGACCGTGCTCTCGAAGGCCTGCTTGATCTCTTCCGTCGGCGTCGGCTTGCGCGTGGCTTCCGCTTGCGGTTTCGCCGGCGCCGCTTGCTGCGCCTCGGCCGAAGCTGTGTGCCCAAGCAAGAGAGCCGTCGCCACGAACAGACGGAATCGCGAGAAGGTCGTTTTCATGGGAAAGGGTCCGTTGAAATTACACGTGTGAGCGATGCAGTTGCGAACCAAACAGTCGAGATCCTATTTCACGCTGCGCCGAGCGTCAAACTCTGCGGTGTCTCCGATCAGTGCCCCATTTACTTCGGCGCGGCATTGCTCGCGGCGGCTCGCTCGGGAGCGACTTGCTTCACGAGCTTGTGAACGGCCGCGGCGATGTTTTCTTCGATCCCGTCTCCCCAGCGAAACGCCGGCCTGCCGTACTCGAAAAGGTTGGAACCCCCTTCGTAGCCCCCTTCGTTCCACACGCGCCGCGACGGAATGTAAGCGATCATGTCGTCGACGTAGCCGAAGACCCACGTGCCCGGCCCGAACTCGCGCTTAAAGCGCAGCGCGTAGTCGACGACCGTCTCGGCTCCCATGCCGACGATGAGCAACTCATCACCCAGCTTCCAAGCGTGCAGCGGATAAGGATAGGCCGCGGGAAACTTTGCGCCGGCATCGAGCAACTGCAACAACCGCGCGGCCCAACGTGCCCGCACCGGGCTCTTGTCTTGCATCGCCGTGTGCAGGTCGCCCCGATCGACGACTTTGAGGTACGGCAAATCGAGCATCTCGAACGTGGTCGCCAGCTTCGGCGAAACCGGCTTGAGCGGCTTGCCGAGCGCTTCTTCGACGCCGACCGCGAGCATGTGCCCATACCGCTCGCAGAGCTCGACGCTTCTTCGCGGCAGGGGGTTCTGGTCGCCGCCGCAGGTGTTGACGAACATCGCCGTCGCGCCGGGATGGCTCTTCTCGAGTTCGAGCTGCGCGAAGCCGGGATAATCGCCGCACCACTTCATGAAGTTGAGCGTCGTCGGATGGCAGGCGTAGCCGAAGAGAATCGCGTCGAGCTTGCCGTCGGGGCGAGTCACGGTCATCACCGGCACCGCATGATCGACGGGCCCGACGAGCGGCGTCCCTTTCGCGATCATCTGCGGAACTTCCGCTTCACGGTTGTTGCGCCGGTTCACGGCGAATGTCGCGCGCCCTTCGCCGGTCTGAATGCGAGCCGGCGCGAGCGCCGCGAGCGCCCGGCCGATCATCTCGACCATCGCCGTTTGCATTTCCGTCGTGTATTCATCGACCAGGGCCACCTGAGCGGCTTCGATCGGATAGTAATCGATCAGGTCGTCGCCGAGCCGAGGGCCGCAGTGGTTGTGCGAAAAGGTAATCATCACCTGCGCTCGTTCGAGCGCGAAGCGTTGCTTGAGCTGCACGAAGACCGGATCGCTGAAAACTTTCGGCACCCCTTGAAAGTCGCTCGTAACGAGCACGGCCCGATTGCCGGCCTCGTCTTCCAGCGCGAGGGCCTTCATCCAGAGGTCGTGCAGCTTGCCGTCGGGGGCGCGCTTCGAGCCGTAGCCGGCCAGCCACACGGACTTCGCCGGCGTAATCACGGCCTTCGCGATACCGACTTTCCAATCGGCCCCCGCGACGGACGCCGACCCTCCCGCAGCGACCAGCAACACCGCTGCAAAACACACGACCCAGCGGAATCTACAGGGCGAGTTCGCGCGAAGCGGGTAGGCATCGAAACCGATATT
Above is a window of Planctomycetia bacterium DNA encoding:
- a CDS encoding alpha/beta hydrolase is translated as MKTTFSRFRLFVATALLLGHTASAEAQQAAPAKPQAEATRKPTPTEEIKQAFESTVDIRFDQPYAGNDNPKQQLDIFLPKKRVDDKPVPVVVFIHGGGWSGGDRKGYAQPAAFLAASGKYAAISVGYRLSGEKIWPAQIYDCKAAIRWIRAHAKELNIDPERIGATGGSAGGHLVTLLGLTAGNKDLEGDVGEHSGVSSAITCVINFCGPSDLTTPLMQGEAAKKDDPAVVGLIGGSLAEKADVAKAVSPLTYVTKQAVPIMTVHGTADARVNYTNAERLDAALKQAGTVSLLIPMQGAGHGIPTGPELSGRMQQFWDLYLRDVKSEISTAPIVVAPPAPPK
- a CDS encoding neutral/alkaline non-lysosomal ceramidase N-terminal domain-containing protein, with the protein product MNIGFDAYPLRANSPCRFRWVVCFAAVLLVAAGGSASVAGADWKVGIAKAVITPAKSVWLAGYGSKRAPDGKLHDLWMKALALEDEAGNRAVLVTSDFQGVPKVFSDPVFVQLKQRFALERAQVMITFSHNHCGPRLGDDLIDYYPIEAAQVALVDEYTTEMQTAMVEMIGRALAALAPARIQTGEGRATFAVNRRNNREAEVPQMIAKGTPLVGPVDHAVPVMTVTRPDGKLDAILFGYACHPTTLNFMKWCGDYPGFAQLELEKSHPGATAMFVNTCGGDQNPLPRRSVELCERYGHMLAVGVEEALGKPLKPVSPKLATTFEMLDLPYLKVVDRGDLHTAMQDKSPVRARWAARLLQLLDAGAKFPAAYPYPLHAWKLGDELLIVGMGAETVVDYALRFKREFGPGTWVFGYVDDMIAYIPSRRVWNEGGYEGGSNLFEYGRPAFRWGDGIEENIAAAVHKLVKQVAPERAAASNAAPK